In a genomic window of Microterricola viridarii:
- a CDS encoding dolichyl-phosphate-mannose--protein mannosyltransferase, protein MSIGTSQQPSGDDAPSSPVLAAGPVGQTAPVGPPEQQIGQPTEQPTEPVAERPEPRGSRLDEWWGHLLRTPGRRRLWYWGGPIAVTLLAAVLRLWNLASPHSLVFDETFYVKDAYTLLNNGYESQWPAGADERFNSGDTDIFSDEGSFVVHPPLGKWVIALGLAAFGADNSFGWRIGTVVVGVLAVFLLTVIARRLFASTIVAVIVGFLFAIDGHAIVMSRVALLDGILMFFALLGFGAILLDRTWHEKRLRAWLAERQARVDAGLATESSWGPGLWWRPWLLAAGLAFGMAASVKWSGLYFLAAFGVYVVVVDALARRRAGVAFWASAAVLKQGPISFLLMVPIALATFIASWTGWFLTAGGYYRSWASEAGNAWTGALAWVPESVQSFWHYQVAAYEYHVGLSTPHPYQANPLTWLFMTRPTSMYYKGSSLGEDGCLADLCSAAIHSVANPLIWWAAAAAAFYLLYRLARYREWQTGLILMGVAAGYLPWLMYLNRTVYQFYTIAFEPYLLLGLGVVIAVILGRRDNPRWRRQRGIGVVAVYLSVAALVSAFFYPIWTAQLVPYWFWHLHMWLPSWV, encoded by the coding sequence ATGAGCATCGGGACGTCGCAGCAGCCGAGCGGCGATGACGCACCCAGCTCCCCCGTTCTGGCCGCGGGGCCGGTCGGCCAGACCGCGCCGGTGGGCCCGCCCGAGCAACAGATCGGGCAGCCGACCGAGCAGCCGACTGAGCCGGTCGCGGAGCGGCCGGAGCCGCGCGGCAGCCGCCTCGACGAGTGGTGGGGCCACCTGCTCCGCACGCCCGGCCGGCGGCGGCTCTGGTACTGGGGCGGCCCGATCGCCGTCACGCTGCTCGCCGCCGTCCTGCGGCTGTGGAACCTGGCCAGCCCGCACTCCCTCGTCTTCGACGAGACCTTCTACGTCAAAGACGCGTACACACTGCTGAACAACGGCTACGAATCGCAGTGGCCGGCCGGCGCCGACGAGCGCTTCAACTCCGGAGACACCGACATCTTCAGCGACGAGGGCTCCTTCGTGGTGCACCCTCCGCTCGGCAAGTGGGTGATCGCCCTCGGCCTGGCCGCCTTCGGCGCCGACAACTCCTTCGGCTGGCGCATCGGCACCGTCGTCGTCGGTGTTCTCGCCGTCTTCCTGCTCACGGTGATCGCCCGGCGACTGTTCGCCTCGACCATCGTCGCCGTCATCGTCGGCTTCCTGTTCGCGATCGACGGGCACGCGATCGTGATGTCGCGGGTGGCACTGCTCGACGGCATCCTGATGTTCTTCGCCCTGCTCGGCTTCGGCGCCATCCTGCTCGACCGCACCTGGCACGAGAAGCGCCTGCGCGCCTGGCTGGCCGAACGCCAGGCGAGGGTGGATGCCGGCCTGGCCACCGAGTCCAGCTGGGGCCCCGGCCTGTGGTGGCGGCCGTGGCTGCTCGCGGCCGGGCTCGCCTTCGGCATGGCGGCGAGCGTCAAGTGGTCTGGCCTGTACTTCCTGGCCGCCTTCGGCGTCTACGTGGTCGTCGTCGACGCCCTCGCGAGGCGGCGGGCCGGCGTGGCCTTCTGGGCGAGCGCGGCCGTGCTCAAACAGGGCCCCATCTCGTTCCTGTTGATGGTGCCGATCGCCCTCGCGACCTTCATCGCCAGCTGGACCGGCTGGTTCCTCACGGCCGGCGGCTACTACCGCAGCTGGGCCAGCGAGGCCGGCAACGCCTGGACCGGCGCGCTCGCCTGGGTGCCGGAGAGCGTGCAGAGCTTCTGGCACTACCAGGTCGCCGCCTACGAGTACCACGTGGGCCTCAGCACCCCGCACCCCTATCAGGCGAACCCGCTCACCTGGCTGTTCATGACCCGACCGACGAGCATGTACTACAAGGGCTCGAGCCTCGGCGAGGACGGCTGCCTGGCCGACCTGTGCAGCGCGGCGATCCACTCCGTCGCCAACCCGCTGATCTGGTGGGCTGCCGCGGCCGCCGCGTTCTACTTGCTGTACCGGCTGGCGCGCTACCGCGAATGGCAGACCGGACTGATCCTGATGGGCGTCGCCGCCGGCTACCTGCCCTGGCTGATGTACCTGAACCGCACCGTCTACCAGTTCTACACAATCGCCTTCGAGCCGTACCTGCTGCTCGGCCTCGGCGTCGTGATCGCCGTCATCCTCGGCCGACGCGACAACCCCCGCTGGCGCCGTCAACGCGGCATCGGGGTGGTCGCGGTCTACCTCAGTGTCGCCGCACTGGTCAGCGCCTTCTTCTACCCGATCTGGACGGCCCAACTCGTGCCGTACTGGTTCTGGCACCTGCACATGTGGCTGCCCAGTTGGGTCTGA
- a CDS encoding fatty acid desaturase family protein yields the protein MSEANAAPLAAGAAASVTITKPAVRIIRTRPGGDRQNPTTEYSALLHTVRNLGLLRRATWFYWMIFGILLAALGGIVTGFVLLGDSWFQLLMAAALGIVLTQFAFLAHEASHRTVFESGKANDRAGRILANAFVGISYSWWMTKHSRHHSNPNVVGKDPDIDNDFIVFQPEEAAKVNRVHAFVTRRQGWLFFPMLTLEGLNLHMHGLRTVMGKGKVDKRGLEISMIVTRLAAYLAVLFLFLPLGMAFAFLGVQLAVFGVYMGASFAPNHKGMPILPHDSKVDFLRRQVLTSRNIRGGWGMLTFMGGLNYQIEHHLFPNMPRPHLRKAQELVKEYCQAHSISYTETGLFQSYGIVVEYLNRVGLSARDPFDCPMTQRFRTH from the coding sequence ATGAGCGAAGCGAACGCCGCCCCCCTTGCCGCCGGAGCCGCGGCATCCGTCACAATCACCAAGCCTGCCGTGCGGATCATCCGCACCCGCCCCGGCGGTGACCGGCAGAACCCCACCACCGAGTACTCGGCCCTGCTGCACACCGTGCGCAACCTCGGCCTGCTGCGCCGCGCCACGTGGTTCTACTGGATGATCTTCGGCATCCTGCTGGCCGCCCTCGGCGGCATCGTCACCGGCTTCGTGCTGCTGGGCGACAGCTGGTTCCAGCTGCTCATGGCCGCGGCCCTCGGCATCGTGCTCACCCAGTTCGCCTTCCTGGCGCACGAGGCCTCGCACCGCACCGTGTTCGAATCGGGCAAGGCCAACGACCGGGCCGGGCGCATCCTCGCCAACGCCTTCGTCGGCATCAGCTACTCCTGGTGGATGACCAAGCACTCGCGGCACCACTCGAACCCGAATGTCGTGGGCAAGGACCCCGACATCGACAACGACTTCATCGTGTTCCAGCCGGAGGAGGCCGCCAAGGTCAACCGCGTTCACGCCTTCGTCACCCGCCGCCAGGGCTGGCTGTTCTTCCCGATGCTCACCCTCGAGGGCCTGAACCTGCACATGCACGGCCTCCGCACCGTCATGGGCAAGGGCAAGGTCGACAAGCGCGGCCTCGAGATCAGCATGATCGTCACCCGCCTGGCCGCCTACCTGGCCGTGCTCTTCCTCTTCCTCCCCCTCGGCATGGCGTTCGCCTTCCTCGGCGTGCAGCTGGCCGTGTTCGGCGTGTACATGGGCGCGTCCTTCGCCCCCAACCACAAGGGGATGCCGATCCTCCCGCACGACTCCAAGGTCGATTTCCTGCGCCGCCAGGTGCTCACCAGCCGCAACATCCGCGGCGGCTGGGGCATGCTCACCTTCATGGGCGGCCTGAACTACCAGATCGAGCACCACCTGTTCCCGAACATGCCGCGCCCGCACCTGCGCAAGGCGCAGGAGCTCGTGAAGGAGTACTGCCAGGCGCACTCGATCAGCTACACCGAGACGGGCCTGTTCCAGAGT
- the rsmI gene encoding 16S rRNA (cytidine(1402)-2'-O)-methyltransferase, with protein MIILAATPIGNLKDASVRLVEALGSATVIAAEDTRVTQRLLAALGIENRPRLIALHDHNEREKSIELVELAREGDVLVLSDAGMPTVSDPGFHLVDAAASAGVTVTALPGPSAVLTALAVSGLPTDRFTFEGFLPRKHGERVSTFTELRDERRTMVFFESPNRLAASLADMASVFGAERRVVVCRELTKFYEEVKRGTAAELAEWAASGVKGEICIVVAGAEKRVGDLAGGIAEVLALVAAGERLKDAAAVVSEGTGLGKRELYQAALEAKPAKPGKPTTP; from the coding sequence ATGATCATTCTCGCGGCGACCCCCATCGGCAATCTCAAGGACGCCTCGGTGCGCCTGGTCGAGGCGCTCGGCTCCGCCACGGTGATCGCGGCAGAGGACACCCGCGTCACGCAGCGCCTGCTCGCCGCCCTCGGCATCGAGAACCGCCCCCGCCTCATCGCCCTGCACGACCACAACGAGCGCGAGAAGTCGATCGAGCTCGTCGAGCTGGCCCGTGAGGGCGACGTGCTCGTGCTGAGCGACGCCGGCATGCCGACCGTCTCCGATCCCGGCTTCCACCTGGTCGACGCCGCCGCCAGCGCCGGCGTCACCGTGACCGCGCTGCCCGGCCCGAGTGCCGTGCTCACCGCCCTCGCCGTCTCCGGCCTGCCGACCGACCGGTTCACCTTCGAGGGCTTCCTGCCGCGCAAGCACGGGGAGCGGGTCAGCACCTTCACCGAGCTGCGCGACGAGCGCCGCACCATGGTGTTCTTCGAGTCGCCGAACCGCCTGGCCGCCTCCCTCGCCGACATGGCGAGCGTGTTCGGCGCCGAGCGCCGCGTCGTGGTCTGCCGGGAGCTCACGAAGTTCTACGAGGAGGTCAAGCGCGGCACCGCAGCCGAACTCGCCGAGTGGGCGGCATCCGGGGTCAAGGGCGAGATCTGCATCGTCGTGGCCGGGGCGGAGAAGCGCGTCGGCGACCTGGCCGGCGGCATCGCCGAGGTGCTGGCGCTGGTGGCGGCGGGGGAGCGGTTGAAGGATGCCGCGGCCGTCGTCTCGGAGGGCACCGGGCTCGGCAAGCGCGAGCTCTACCAGGCGGCCTTGGAGGCCAAGCCGGCCAAGCCGGGCAAGCCAACCACGCCCTAG